The Atribacter laminatus genome contains the following window.
TTGACATGGTTATGAATGTCGGATGGCTTAAATCAAAACAGTTCGGAAAAGTAGCAAAGGATATTCAAGCCGTTTATCAAACAATAGTGGAAAAACCATTGAAAGTCATTGTCGAAGCTATGTATCTTACTGATGATGAGCTAACTGATGCCTGTAAAATTGTTATGAACAGTGGAGCTGAATTTATAAAAACCGGGACTGGTTGGGCATCGAAACCAACAGAAATTCGACACGTTGAAATAATGGCTAAAGCTATTCAAGGAAGAATAAAAATGAAAGCCGCTGGTGGTATTAGAGACTACGAAACTCTTTGTAAAATGCATGATATGGGTGTTTCACGATTTGGAGTAAGTTTGAGTTCGGGAATCAAGATTGTTGAAGAAGCGAATTCAGAGCAGTAATAATTTTATTTAAAAAAAATCCGGATGATTCTCTCTATTTATTAATAAACCGCGAACTCTTTTGAAATTTATTGCTTTTCCTTAATTTATAGTTACCACTATTAAAAGGGGTGAAAAAGATGATAATTCGAGAATTAGCTGCAACTGTTGTGAATGAGTTGAAACAGGTTTTTGAGAGATTAAATGAGGATGAAGTGGAAAAATTTACTCAAGCAATTGTTGATGCCAAACGGGTATTTTTGGTTGGTGGAGGGAGAGAAGGATTATCTTTAAGAGCTTTTGCTATGAGGTTAACCCATCTTGGCAAAATTGCTCACTGGATTTGGGATGATACAACACCGGCTATAGGTGAAAGAGATTTATTGGTTGCCACTTCTGGAGGCGGAAATGTTCCCCATATTCATCATATTGTTGTGGAATCAAAGAAAGCAGGAGCCAAAATTGCCATTGTAACTGGTAATCCCAGTCGAGAAACCCCCAAGCTGGCAGATCTTATTCTCATGGTTCCGGCTTCGGTTTATCGAGGAGGACTTAACACTGTTCCTTCCATTCAACCCATGGGATGTCTCTTTGAGCAGTCTCTTTATATAGTCTTTGATTTGATAGTCCTCATCCTTGCTGATAAGATGAAAGTTAGCCGAGAAGAAATGGAAAAACGTCATCGAAATGTTGAATAAAAAGTAAAATTGCTTTGATCAATGATTAGCGATCAGTGGAAAATTTCACTTTTATCATCCCCTGGTCTTGAAAGAAGGCAAGGTTAGGGGAGGTATTATTTTTCAAATAATTCAATCTATGGTATATTTTATTATATGATACGAAGGTTAAAGAGATTTTCTATTGATTTTTATGGTGAAGGATTTTCGTTCTTTTCAGTCATAGCTCACTATACCCTTTAATTATATCGTAGAAAAAACTGCTCATTTCTTTCGTGTTCATTCCAAACCAAGACTGAATGATAAGGAGGTAGAAAATGCCTCGATTAGTGATTATTTCTAACCGATTGCCGATTAGTATTCAGAAAAAACCTGGAGGTAGTATTGAATATCAAAGAAGCGCTGGGGGACTAGCCACCGGCCTTGGTTCTTTTTACAAAAATTATGAAAGTTTATGGATAGGCTGGCCAGGCATAGTCCGTGAAGGTTTAAAATTAGAAGAGACCAAACTGGTTAAGGATTCTTTAAAAGAAGAAAAATGTTACCCAGTCTTTATGGGAAGAAGAGATATTGATTGGTATTATAATGGATTCTGTAATCGAACCATTTGGCCTTTGTTCCATTACTTTCCTACATATGTAAAGTATGATAATGAATATTGGGAAACGTATAAAAAAGTCAACAAGATATTTTTCGATACCGTTGCGGACATTCTTCAGCCGGACGACTTGGTCTGGATTCATGACTATCAACTGATGCTTCTTCCTAATTTGATACGTGAAATGTATCCTGAAATCGTTATTGGCTTTTTTCTCCATATCCCATTCCCTTCTTATGAATTATTTCGCTTGCTTCCCTGGAGAAATGAAATATTAATGGGTTTTCTTGGGTCTAACTTAATTGGTTTTCATACCTATGACTATGCTCGGCATTTTCAATCCAGTGTTCGGCAATTATTGGGATTGGATTCTTTATTAGGACAAATTAATGTGAATGGAAGAATTGTAAAAGTGGATGCCTTTCCCATGGGTATTGATTATCATTTTTACTCGCAAGCGAGTAAAAATAAGGAAATTATTAATGAAAGTGATAAATTGAAAGAAAAATTTGGCAATCGTAAAATCGTTATTTCGGTTGACCGATTGGATTATACCAAAGGAATAATAAAACGATTAAAAGCCATTGATCTCTTTTTGGAAAAAAATCCTGAATATGAAAAGAAATTCACCTTGGTACTGGTGGTGGTTCCATCGAGAATCGGGACTAAGAATTACTTTCTTTTAAAAAAGCAAATTGATGAAATGGTTGGCTATATAAACGGAAAATATGGTTCAATTGATTGGATACCCATTTGGTATCTCTACCGGCAATTACCGCTCATGAATCTCACAGCTCTTTATAACATCGCTGATGTTGCATTGGTAACGCCATTGCGAGATGGTATGAACTTGGTTGCTAAAGAATATTTAGCGACGAAAGCTGAGAGGAAGGGGGTTTTAATTCTTAGTGAAATGGCCGGAGCAGCTCGAGAATTAGGAGAAGCCATTATCGTCAATCCAAACGATGTAGAAGCAATTGTTGAGGCCATAAAAAAAGCATTCTTGCTTTCTGCAGAAGAACAGGTTGAGATGAATCGAACCATGAACCACCGCTTGTCACGTTATACGATCGAAAAATGGGCGAAAGAATTTCTGGATAATTTAATCAAGGCAAGAGACACCCAGCTAGAATATTCGACAAAAAAACTGACTAAAACCATTCGAAATCGTATTCAGAATGAATATATCTCTGCTCACCAACGCCTATTGTTGTTAGATTATGACGGAACACTGGTTTCTTTTGCTGACGCTCCTCGAAAAGCGAAACCCGATGAAAAGCTCCTTCATTTATTGGAAAAATTGACCAGAGACCAAAGAAACCAGGTGGTGATAATCAGCGGGAGAAAGAAAGAAACCTTAGAATCCTGGTTTGATTTTTCCAGATTGATATTGGTTGCTGAACATGGCGCTTGGATTAAGAGAATCCCAGATGATTGGCAAACTATTGAACCTTTGTCGAACCAATGGAAAGAACAGATACGTCCACTTATGGAACATTATGTCGACTGGACACCCGGTTCATTTTTGGAAGAAAAAGACTTTTCATTGGTATGGCACTATCGGAAAGCTGATCCAAACTTAGCCGATGTTCGGACAAAAGAATTGGAAAATGCTTTGCTGGATTTGATTGCCAATCTTAATTTAGGAGTTTTAAGAGGGAACAAGATTGTCGAAGTTAAAAATGTGTCCATCAATAAAGGTCGAATAGCGAGCTTATTGTTAAACGATTATCCTTCTGATTTTATCCTGGCTATCGGTGATGATTATACCGATGAAGATATATTCACGATGTTACCTGAAACTGCCCATTCAATAAAAGTGGGAATTGGATCGACATATGCCAATTACAGCATTCAAACACCGGGAGATGTTCGGCAACTCCTTCTGGAAATAACGGAGGTGACTAAATGAAGAGATTAGAAGATTATCAAGAAATTGTAGGAGATGAAGTAATATTTCGAATTCATAACAAAATGACGAAATTGTATGGAAAACATGTCGTGCATGTCAACTCGACCTATCAGGGTGGTGGGGTGGCTGAAATGTTATCTTCTCTAGTCCCTTTGATGAATGATATTGGCCTTGATGCTGGATGGAGAATTTTACATGGGAACCCTGATTTTTTTGGAATTACTAAAAAATTTCATAATGCGCTTCAAGGTGACCCTCTTCACTTTACACACATTAAAAGGGATTTATATGTTAATAATAATGAAGATTTTTCACAGTTTACTCACCTTGATCATGATGCCTGCATTATTCACGACCCCCAACCTTTGCCCTTGGTTCGTTTTTATAAAAAAAGACAACCGTGGATTTGGAGATGTCATATTGATTTGACTGATCCCAATCAGCGTCTTTGGAATTTCCTTAAAAGTTTTATATTAAAGTATGACTTAGTAATTGTTTCGAATGAAAAGTATCTCAGAAAAGATCTTCCAGTTAAACAGATTATCATCCCACCAGCCATTGATCCCCTTTCACCAAAAAACAAACCACTCACTGAATATACCATCCAAAAAACTATGAAGAAATTTAGAGTTCCCCTCAATAAACCTATCATTACTCAAATTTCTCGTTTTGATAAATGGAAAGATCCTGAGGGAGTCATAGACATTTATCGAGAGGTCCGAAAGGCAATTGATTGCCGTCTGGTTTTGTGTGGAAGCATGGCTAGCGATGATCCCGAAGGATATAAGATTTATTCAAAAATTATGAAAAAACATGATGCTCTCATAAAAAAGCGAGAACTAATCCTGCTTACCACCGAAAACAGTATTCTGGTTAATGCCTTACAGAGACAAGCGAATGTGGTCATTCAAAAATCAACTCGCGAAGGTTTTGGACTGACTGTTACCGAAGCTCTTTGGAAAGGAAAACCGGTAATTGCTTCCAATATTGGAGGTATACCTTTACAGATTCAAGACGGAGAAAGTGGTTTTCTCATCGATCCTCAAGACAAAAAAGGAACTGTCGAGAAAGTCATTTCTCTCCTTAAAAACCCTGAAATGGGAATAGAAATGGGAGAAAAAGGGAAGGAACACGTACGAAAAAATTTTCTTATAGTCAGATTATTAGAAAATTATCTCGACCTCCTAGCTGAAGTAATCAAATAAAGAAAAGTACTTTTTCTTTAATCGTTTATTCGAATGAGTAGTGGTAGAGTTTTGGTGACGGTGGCTTGGAAGGCTCCTAAGAGCCAAATATCGTTTTCAACTTGTAGAAATTGAACTGGGCTTTCGTCATTTAAAGTTCCCAGGCATTTATTTTCCAAAATATTACCATCTCGGTCCAGTTGAATGACCCAGATATCCCAACCGCCTTGGTTATTAAGGATGTCTCCATCTTTTGATTCGGTCATTCCTGCTATCCAAATGGTTTCTTGTTCATCATATAAAACAGTTATTCCAATATCCCGATATTGGCCTCCCAGTCGCCGTAACCATTTTATATTTCCATCAATATGGTATTTTAAAATGATCAGATCACTCTTCCCTTTTGGAAGTCCCCAGTCGTTATTATCTGAGTCAGTTGTTCCAATTATTAAAAAATGATCATCATCAATTTTTTCGATATCATTTACTAGATCTGAGCCTGAACCATTCATGATGGTTTTTTCGTTGATCACTCGGCCGAAATTATTAAGCCCAACCATCTGTATATTCCATCTCTCACCAGGAAACCAGGTGTTATAGACCACGTAGAAAAGCTGGCCAATTTTTATCATTTGTCCCATAACATTATCTTGTTGATTACCAATTTCCGTGGTCCAAATATTCTCTCCGTTGAAACCAAGACAATCTAATCTTATCTGCCAATCATTCCTTGTCTTTAGTCCTTGCGATAGAGTAGTATGGGTTCCGCTTAGGAGAAGGATTTCTTTAGCCTGCTGATTGATTAGTAGACTATTATTAAAAGTCAAATCAATGTTTTTCAAAGTGGCAATGTTTAGAATTTCGCGGTCAAAATTGGTTGAGAGAGTTACAACTTGGGTATCGGGCAAGGGATTTTTTTCATCATTCATAGAGGGTGTGGATACGAAGATCAGCTTTCCCGGGTTCCAGTAAGCTGCTTTTGAAATGAGCCCAATGGTAGACTGATCAATCACTTTCTCTTCAATAAGCTCTCCATCCTTTGAAAAAAACCAAAAATGATTAAACCTTTTACCAATCTCATCTTCGGCAATCCCAATGAGGATAATTTTTTGCTCGGTTTCATCCCAAACTAAATTTACAGGAGTGATGCTGGGAAAGGATTGAGAAGATTGAATTGATAAGTATTTAGCAAAAGATAATGATGAAAATAAAAAAGGAATTAGAAAGCCTGTCAATACCATTCTAAAAAGTTTTCTTGGAAACATGAGACCTTCCTCCTGATAATTTATAACTAAGAATTTAATTCAATTTTGAGATGATAATAGCATATATGTAAAAAGTTAATTTTTTCTTGACAAATCAATTCATTCCTATATACTCTAAAGGTACACTGTATACTGTATACAAAGAATTATAATACAGGATACAGTAAAAAAACCAGTAAGGGGGGTTCGTAGTGAAATTAAAAGTTTTGTTCATGATATGTGTTTTAGTCTTTAGTTTGGTATTTGCTTCAACACTTCCAGTTTTTTCCCAAGAAAAAGAGCAGTATTACTGGATAGCCAGTGTTTCAACCCTTCCGCTTTTTTTAACCCATGATTATCCAGCGTTAAAGGAAGAAGCCGACCGGGTAGGTGCTGAGATTCATTTCATGGGACCGCAAAACATTGATATTGAAATGCAAAACAATGTCCTCCAGCAAGTCATGGCTAAAAATCCAGATGGAATACTTTTTATGCCTTTTGGAGAAGGTCACAATACCGTTATTGACCAGGTTTTAGCTCAGGGAGTGCCTCTGGTTTGCATTGACGGTGATGCACCAAATACCAACAGAATTTGTTATTCCGGAACCGACTGGGAAGAATTGGGAAGATTTCAGGCAAGACTCATGGCTGAACTCATTGGAGAAAAAGGGAAAGTAATGTTGAGTGCCGTTATTCCAAACGATAATACCTTAAAAGCACGGAACGGTATTGAGAAAGAAATGGAGAAATATCCAAACATTGAAATTGTTGGTCTCCAAAACGACCAAGGTTCAGTTATCGAAGCGGCCAGGCTCACTGCCGAAGCCATTCAAGCTAACCCAGAAATTAATGGATTCATTGGCATCAATGCCTCGAGTGGTCCGGGTATTGCCCGAGCTATTGAGGAAGCAGGAAAAGTTGGAGAAATCAAAGTGGTTTGCGTTGACAATACACCTGACATTATTGAAGCAGTTAAAAAGCAAACCATCCAAGCTGCCGTAGTTCAAAAGCGGGAAGCCTTCGAAATTTGGGGATTCCGAGTTCTTTATGAATACAATCACCCCAGCACACCAATCTTGCAGAAATATAAAGATATGGGTTTCCCCATGGTGCCGAAATTGATTATGACCGGTGTTTTGGTTATGACTCCCGATAATGTCGATCAAATGATTGATGTTTTGGATTACCAAGAACAAGTCTATAAGGATATGGGATTAATGTAAGAGGAAACAAAAGGGGCGAAACCTCTTTACGCCCCTTTTGTTTTAATTATTAAAATTTGAGGAGGGAAAACAGGAGAATGTTCCACGTTATTCCAAAGTCTTACCGAACCTTTCGTTTTTCATCACATTTTCAGCCAACTATAATTGTTTCACCGGGAGATTATCTTCTTTTTCATACTCAAGATGCTCATAATGGAACCATTGACATATCTCAACCATGGACTGATGTGCCTTTTCCTGAGCTTGATCAAGATAGTGGGAATCCGGTGACGGGGTTAGTTTCAGTTAAAAATGCGTTGATTGGAAAATTGCTTCGGGTAAAAATTTTACAAATCATTCCTGATCCGGTTGGGATATTGCCGGTGAGGTCATATATGGGAATAATGCGCAATGTGGTTTCAGACCGTTTAGCACGAACTGTAAAATACCAAGATAAAAAGATATGGATTTCTCAGGAATTAGCACTTCCCGCTCGACCAATGGTTGGAACCATTGGCATTGCGCCAGAAAAGGGTGAGATTCCGACTATTACAGCTGGTTCCCATGGTGGAAACATGGATGATAACTTGGTTGATGAACATGCTGAGGTTTTCTTTCCCATCCAACAGCAAGGGGCATTGCTCGGTTTAGGAGATGTACATGCTGCCATGGGAGAAGGTGAGCTCACTGGTGGAGGGGTCGATATTTCTGCCCAAGTATTAGTTCAAGTTGATGTTGTTGATTCTTTCTTTCCATCAAAAAACCCGGTTATCATAAGAAAAGGGATGGTTAGTACTCATGGGTTTGGTAAGGACTATTCAGAAGCGGCTAAGATAGCCTCAGAAGAAATGGCCCAACTTTTAATATACCAATTAAAATTATCCAAATATGAGGCAGTCCTCCTTATGGCAGCTCGGGGTGATTTAGGGCTTTGCCAGGCTTGCTTGTCCGATTCGTCAGCTACCGGAGTGAGAATGACTTTCCCAATCCTATGGTAAGAGGAGGTTTATCTTTGAAAGAAGCCATTTTAGAGATGAAGAGTATTACCAAGGCTTTTCCTGGCGTTATTGCTCTTGATTCAGTGAATTTTTCTGTATTTCCTGGGGAAATTCATGCTTTAGTTGGTAAGAATGGAGCCGGAAAAAGCACACTTATATCAATCATTTCCGGAGTATATGGTCCAGATAAGGGTGAATTATTTGTTGATGGATCGAAGGTTTCATATTCCCATTTGCATAATCTACCAATATCTACGGTATACCAGGAAAGTACTGTTTTTCCAAATCTATCAATTGCTGATAATGTTTTTGCCGGTGATGAACCTATCAATCATTTATCTTTAGTTTCAAATCAAACCAAAATTGGAGAAACTAAAAAGCTTTTAGAAATTTTCCAGTTGAATTTCGATCCTTTGACCTTGGTAACCCAACTCTCCCCAGCTGAAAAAAAATTAGTGGAAATTCTTCGAGCATTGCAAAAAAAGAGTCGAATTATGATTTTGGATGAACCAACTGCTGCGTTAACTTTGTCGGAAACCAAAAAACTTTTTCAACTCCTTCATAATTTAAAAAAATCTGAAATTGGAATTATCTATATTTCTCACCGCTTGGAAGAAATATTCGAAGTAGCCGATAGGGTTACAGTTCTTCGAGATGGAGTTTGGCAAGGAACTGAATATATCAATCAAATTGACATGCCACGTTTAATTACGATGATGGTAGGAAAAAAGAAGGAATTAATTGAGGAGGTAAAAAAAGACGAGGTAGAAGTTAGAACCAAGGGTGAAGTGCTTTGTGAAGTTAAAAATTTAACTCACTATTATCGAAAATTTAAAAATGTAAATTTTCAAGTTCGAAAAAACGAAATTTTAGGTTTAGCTGGTTTAATTGGAGCAGGAAAGACCGAATTGGCCAAAGCGATTTTTGGCCAAGAAAGATTGGAAACCGGGGAAATTGAACTTGAAGGGGAAAAGATTTCTATTCATAGCCCCTTAGATGCGATTCACTATGGAATTGTTTATATTACTGAAAACAGGAAAGAAGAAGGATTGTTTTTAGATACTTCAATTAAAAATAATATTGTTGCTCCGGATTTAACTACAGTAGCAAACAATCTGGGTTTTATAAGTGATCATAAGATTAATCAAATATCCAATCAGGTCATTCAGCAATTTAATATTAAAGCTTATGACGCCGATCAAATTACCAATACCTTAAGTGGTGGAAATCAACAGAAAGTCCTCCTGGGGTTATGGCTTCATCTCAAACCAAAAGTATTGTTGGTAGATGAACCGACTGTAGGAATTGACGTTGAATCAAAAACTGAAATTTACAAACTTCTCAGAAAAATAGCCGACTCTGGAGTGGCTGTTATCATGATATCTTCTGAAATTAAGGAGTTGCTGAATAACTCTGATCGAATCATCACCATGTATAAAGGAACCATCATTGAAGAATTTATTGCTTCACAAGTGAGTGAAAAGGAACTTCTGGCATCGATTTCCGGGATTTCCAATCGAGAATAGAGAAGGTATCTTTTAAAAGGGGGTTTATTATGTCCAATCGGATTAAGCAAGATGAAAATTCTCGTACTTCAAAAGAGAAAATGATACCAGAGCAGAAATCGTCGGGAACAAAGGGATCTTTCTCAATTCCTGAAGAATCGATTTTAACAAAACTTTTAACCCGACGAGAAATAATTCTCATCATCTGCATCGGAATTATAGTTATTTTTGTTCCATTCTTTAATAAGAACTTTTTAACCTTCTCAAATTTAAAGATATTGCTCCTTAGCAACTCAACGGTTGCAATTATGGCTCTTGGAATTGGTATGCTCCTTATAATGGGAGAAATTGATTTAAGTATTGGAGCCAATATGGCTTTGTCGGGAGTTTTGGCGGCTATTTTTATGCAAACCTATGGCTATAGTGTGCCAGTATCCATCGGAATTGCTTTGATTGCAACCCTTTTGGTAGGGTTAGTTAATGGACTTTTGGTTGTAAAGGTTGGTATTAATTTTCTGATTACAACCTTAGCTATCCAAGGCATTATTCGAGGAACCGTCATCATTTTGGCGGAAGGAGGAGTAGCTTTCCTTCCCCCGGCTTTTAATAAGATTGGCCAAAACACATTACTAGGATTTCAACTGCCGGTTTGGTTTATGTTTATACTAGTCTTATTTTTTGGTTTGATGGTTGCGAAACATCGATTTTTCCGTCAGCTCTATTTCATCGGTGGAAATATTAAGGCAGCTCGTTTGGTAGGAATATCCACTGACAAAACTCGGATGATTGTCTATCTTTTATCAAGCCTACTAGCTGGAATGGCGGGTATTCTCAATACTGCCCGTTTTGGTTCTGCTTTTCCTTCTGCAGGAACCGGTGCTGAGATGAGCTGTATTTCAGCAGCAGTGTTGGGAGGATGTAGTCTTTCCGGCGGACAAGGAAATATGTTCGGAGTATTTCTGGGTGTTATTTTTATTGGTCTTTTGTCCAATGTGTTAGTCATGTTGAATGTTTCAACCTATTGGCATCAGATTATTAATGGCATGGTTCTTATTGCTGCCATAACCTTTGATATTGTGATGCAGAAGGTTAGAAAAGAAAAACAAAGGAAAATGTTATTACAATAAAGTGTCGTCGAAAGTCGAAGGGAGACTTGTAACTTGGCGCTTATAAAAAAAGACCTTTTTGAAGAAGCTTATACCATCATTAAAGAAATGATCATGGAGGGAAATTTAAAACCGGGAGAAAGATTGGTTCAAGAGCAAATTGCCCGAAATTTGGGCATTAGCCGAACCCCAGTCATGCATGCATTAAGAATTCTTGAGACAGAAGGATTATTAACCGCAAACCCTCGAACCAAAG
Protein-coding sequences here:
- the deoC gene encoding deoxyribose-phosphate aldolase, whose amino-acid sequence is MKIHPKELVKMIDVSMLQSVNTETDIQYLIEKTKKYQFICAFALPCYSQTLVEAFKDEDIMVGAPIGFPTGAELTKVKVFQAKTLYDIGCDEFDMVMNVGWLKSKQFGKVAKDIQAVYQTIVEKPLKVIVEAMYLTDDELTDACKIVMNSGAEFIKTGTGWASKPTEIRHVEIMAKAIQGRIKMKAAGGIRDYETLCKMHDMGVSRFGVSLSSGIKIVEEANSEQ
- the hxlB gene encoding 6-phospho-3-hexuloisomerase; this translates as MIIRELAATVVNELKQVFERLNEDEVEKFTQAIVDAKRVFLVGGGREGLSLRAFAMRLTHLGKIAHWIWDDTTPAIGERDLLVATSGGGNVPHIHHIVVESKKAGAKIAIVTGNPSRETPKLADLILMVPASVYRGGLNTVPSIQPMGCLFEQSLYIVFDLIVLILADKMKVSREEMEKRHRNVE
- a CDS encoding bifunctional alpha,alpha-trehalose-phosphate synthase (UDP-forming)/trehalose-phosphatase codes for the protein MPRLVIISNRLPISIQKKPGGSIEYQRSAGGLATGLGSFYKNYESLWIGWPGIVREGLKLEETKLVKDSLKEEKCYPVFMGRRDIDWYYNGFCNRTIWPLFHYFPTYVKYDNEYWETYKKVNKIFFDTVADILQPDDLVWIHDYQLMLLPNLIREMYPEIVIGFFLHIPFPSYELFRLLPWRNEILMGFLGSNLIGFHTYDYARHFQSSVRQLLGLDSLLGQINVNGRIVKVDAFPMGIDYHFYSQASKNKEIINESDKLKEKFGNRKIVISVDRLDYTKGIIKRLKAIDLFLEKNPEYEKKFTLVLVVVPSRIGTKNYFLLKKQIDEMVGYINGKYGSIDWIPIWYLYRQLPLMNLTALYNIADVALVTPLRDGMNLVAKEYLATKAERKGVLILSEMAGAARELGEAIIVNPNDVEAIVEAIKKAFLLSAEEQVEMNRTMNHRLSRYTIEKWAKEFLDNLIKARDTQLEYSTKKLTKTIRNRIQNEYISAHQRLLLLDYDGTLVSFADAPRKAKPDEKLLHLLEKLTRDQRNQVVIISGRKKETLESWFDFSRLILVAEHGAWIKRIPDDWQTIEPLSNQWKEQIRPLMEHYVDWTPGSFLEEKDFSLVWHYRKADPNLADVRTKELENALLDLIANLNLGVLRGNKIVEVKNVSINKGRIASLLLNDYPSDFILAIGDDYTDEDIFTMLPETAHSIKVGIGSTYANYSIQTPGDVRQLLLEITEVTK
- a CDS encoding glycosyltransferase produces the protein MKRLEDYQEIVGDEVIFRIHNKMTKLYGKHVVHVNSTYQGGGVAEMLSSLVPLMNDIGLDAGWRILHGNPDFFGITKKFHNALQGDPLHFTHIKRDLYVNNNEDFSQFTHLDHDACIIHDPQPLPLVRFYKKRQPWIWRCHIDLTDPNQRLWNFLKSFILKYDLVIVSNEKYLRKDLPVKQIIIPPAIDPLSPKNKPLTEYTIQKTMKKFRVPLNKPIITQISRFDKWKDPEGVIDIYREVRKAIDCRLVLCGSMASDDPEGYKIYSKIMKKHDALIKKRELILLTTENSILVNALQRQANVVIQKSTREGFGLTVTEALWKGKPVIASNIGGIPLQIQDGESGFLIDPQDKKGTVEKVISLLKNPEMGIEMGEKGKEHVRKNFLIVRLLENYLDLLAEVIK
- a CDS encoding substrate-binding domain-containing protein — protein: MKLKVLFMICVLVFSLVFASTLPVFSQEKEQYYWIASVSTLPLFLTHDYPALKEEADRVGAEIHFMGPQNIDIEMQNNVLQQVMAKNPDGILFMPFGEGHNTVIDQVLAQGVPLVCIDGDAPNTNRICYSGTDWEELGRFQARLMAELIGEKGKVMLSAVIPNDNTLKARNGIEKEMEKYPNIEIVGLQNDQGSVIEAARLTAEAIQANPEINGFIGINASSGPGIARAIEEAGKVGEIKVVCVDNTPDIIEAVKKQTIQAAVVQKREAFEIWGFRVLYEYNHPSTPILQKYKDMGFPMVPKLIMTGVLVMTPDNVDQMIDVLDYQEQVYKDMGLM
- a CDS encoding acetamidase/formamidase family protein encodes the protein MFHVIPKSYRTFRFSSHFQPTIIVSPGDYLLFHTQDAHNGTIDISQPWTDVPFPELDQDSGNPVTGLVSVKNALIGKLLRVKILQIIPDPVGILPVRSYMGIMRNVVSDRLARTVKYQDKKIWISQELALPARPMVGTIGIAPEKGEIPTITAGSHGGNMDDNLVDEHAEVFFPIQQQGALLGLGDVHAAMGEGELTGGGVDISAQVLVQVDVVDSFFPSKNPVIIRKGMVSTHGFGKDYSEAAKIASEEMAQLLIYQLKLSKYEAVLLMAARGDLGLCQACLSDSSATGVRMTFPILW
- a CDS encoding sugar ABC transporter ATP-binding protein gives rise to the protein MKEAILEMKSITKAFPGVIALDSVNFSVFPGEIHALVGKNGAGKSTLISIISGVYGPDKGELFVDGSKVSYSHLHNLPISTVYQESTVFPNLSIADNVFAGDEPINHLSLVSNQTKIGETKKLLEIFQLNFDPLTLVTQLSPAEKKLVEILRALQKKSRIMILDEPTAALTLSETKKLFQLLHNLKKSEIGIIYISHRLEEIFEVADRVTVLRDGVWQGTEYINQIDMPRLITMMVGKKKELIEEVKKDEVEVRTKGEVLCEVKNLTHYYRKFKNVNFQVRKNEILGLAGLIGAGKTELAKAIFGQERLETGEIELEGEKISIHSPLDAIHYGIVYITENRKEEGLFLDTSIKNNIVAPDLTTVANNLGFISDHKINQISNQVIQQFNIKAYDADQITNTLSGGNQQKVLLGLWLHLKPKVLLVDEPTVGIDVESKTEIYKLLRKIADSGVAVIMISSEIKELLNNSDRIITMYKGTIIEEFIASQVSEKELLASISGISNRE
- a CDS encoding ABC transporter permease, whose translation is MSNRIKQDENSRTSKEKMIPEQKSSGTKGSFSIPEESILTKLLTRREIILIICIGIIVIFVPFFNKNFLTFSNLKILLLSNSTVAIMALGIGMLLIMGEIDLSIGANMALSGVLAAIFMQTYGYSVPVSIGIALIATLLVGLVNGLLVVKVGINFLITTLAIQGIIRGTVIILAEGGVAFLPPAFNKIGQNTLLGFQLPVWFMFILVLFFGLMVAKHRFFRQLYFIGGNIKAARLVGISTDKTRMIVYLLSSLLAGMAGILNTARFGSAFPSAGTGAEMSCISAAVLGGCSLSGGQGNMFGVFLGVIFIGLLSNVLVMLNVSTYWHQIINGMVLIAAITFDIVMQKVRKEKQRKMLLQ